One window of the Carassius auratus strain Wakin chromosome 20, ASM336829v1, whole genome shotgun sequence genome contains the following:
- the LOC113037911 gene encoding putative uncharacterized protein DDB_G0282133, with the protein MCRTSNSTTTNTISINRITFNTINYSTSNRITINSNSINVYTINRITIISNTININSITINGNIINRITIISNTININSSAINGNIINRITIISNTININSSAINGNIINRITIISNTININSSAITINSSTIISNGNIINSSAITINRITIISNAIAINRITIIINSSTITINGNIINRITIISNEIYTNNTTKLNTIKIYTIITIKLKTNNINTTINNKNNY; encoded by the exons ATGTGCAGAACCAGCAACAG TACCACCACCAACACAATCAGTATCAACAGAATCACTTTCAACACCATCAATTACTCCACCAGCAACAGAATCACAATCAACAGCAACTCAATCAATGTCTACACCATCAACAGAATCACCATCATCAGCAATACCATCAACATCAACAGCATCACCATCAATGGTAACATCATCAACAGAATCACCATCATCAGCAATACCATCAACATCAACAGCAGCGCCATCAATGGTAACATCATCAACAGAATCACCATCATCAGCAATACCATCAACATCAACAGCAGCGCCATCAATGGTAACATCATCAACAGAATCACCATCATCAGCAATACCATCAACATCAACAGCAGCGCCATCACCATCAACAGCAGCACCATCATCAGCAATGGTAACATCATCAACAGCAGCGCCATCACCATCAACAGAATCACCATCATCAGCAATGCCATCGCCATCAACagaatcaccatcatcatcaacaGCAGCACCATCACCATCAATGGTAACATCATCAACAGAATCACCATCATCAGCAATGAAATCTACACCAACAACACCACCAAACTCAACACAATCAAAATAtacaccatcatcaccatcaaacTCAAAACCAACAACATCAATACAACCATCAACAACAAGAACAATTATTGA
- the LOC113120820 gene encoding adhesion G protein-coupled receptor F5-like, whose protein sequence is MSMKISDQPFDFSLTNRTGKIYKDLSGQIESAIDTSYSNKLTGYSVGSAKVTGFRPGSVIADYTINATSNTLEFEAANTQVLESLRSQGLSLANDAFTLSDQRALTTDQLYPLQKVDLKCEQPGFLNGQIKWIVKNDTALDNTRYLVSNDNRTLTVINATENDSGRYSCIIQGNVPYVQWQNIAIKKRPIINVGEKDHYFLCDGSIFQLKCSVDVGYNIEWVQGEKVLVSGNDSITYNHRMQNGNCSQEIFTCRLRDLPQLLIYGYSQSSVTVRIITAPASSDDLCQNGELGAGTTNDVRTGVCGIGLKGTITYKCESGLWKQIEDNCVVEVINKLTSKVESLLVEEIPVFLANLSVATQQQNINITQSAATVQAIVDILSKIADLSQSVVINKPVMEDFLKTVDIIVSDNANDTWSKLIKNNTSIKLLHAIEDISDRLTDDFNISEISIQLTRKTVNNSFTLKSSLPNSTTEIVIPQVPQMTSITIIIFTTLDNVLPTHGGNDSRDVKINGDVVVVKVNKMINNISFTFDITDQSLGNPQCVFWNFTLNNWDSNGCEVKWNNNGNIACECDHTTSFSILMSPFSIDNPALAYITYIGVAISLASLIICLIIETIVWKSVTRNDTSYMRHVSIVNIAVSLLIANVCFIIGAAVAESEQPTSVGRCSPVVFFMHFFYLALFFWMLMSALLLFYRTVMVLSQMSRAKMMAIAFIVGYGAPLLIAAITVASTAGPQNYVSKSNACWLNWYESNALLAFVVPALTIVAINLLVLIVVLCKMLRRGVGATTQPDEKHALVVIARCVAILTPIFGLTWGFGIGTMVSQKLGIHVVFALLNSLQGFFILVFGTLLDSKVRESLPGKMLLQKLTSNRTNNTSAGTSSTSGLPFLRWRRKVYNVSEANPSSALPSSDSSSGSYAVLND, encoded by the exons ATGTCAATGAAAATATCTGATCAGCCATTTGACTTCAGTCTTACCAACCGTACTGGCAAGATCTACAAAGATTTATCTGGACAAATTGAGTCAGCA ATTGACACAAGTTATTCTAATAAATTAACTGGCTACAGTGTTGGTTCTGCTAAAGTAACTGGTTTCAG GCCTGGTAGTGTTATAGCAGACTACACAATAAATGCAACATCCAACACACTTGAATTTGAAGCAGCAAACACACAGGTTTTGGAATCTCTAAGAAGCCAAGGATTATCTTTAGCTAATGATGCTTTTACTCTGAGTG ATCAAAGGGCCCTGACAACAGATCAGTTATATCCTCTGCAAAAGGTGGATCTGAAATGTGAACAGCCAGGCtttttaaatggacaaataaaatggatagTGAAAAATGATACTGCACTAGACAACACAAGATACTTAGTTTCAAATGACAACAGAACTctcactgtaataaatgctacTGAAAATGACAGCG GTCGATACTCATGCATCATACAAGGCAATGTACCGTATGTTCAATGGCAAAACATTGCTATTAAAAAACGGCCCATTATTAATGTGGGTGAAAAGGACCACTATTTTCTCTGTGATGGCAGCATTTTCCAACTGAAATGTTCTGTTGATGTTGGCTACAATATTGAATGGGTCCAGGGTGAAAAAGTATTAGTGTCAG GAAATGACAGTATCACATACAACCATAGAATGCAAAATGGAAATTGTTCACAGGAAATCTTTACATGTCGTCTCAGGGATCTGCCACAACTACTGATCTATGGATATAGCCAGAGCAGCGTTACAGTTAGGATAATCACAGCAC CTGCTTCGTCAGATGATTTGTGTCAAAATGGTGAACTTGGAGCTGGCACAACAAATGATGTGAGGACAGGAGTCTGTGGAATTGGCCTGAAAGGCACCATAACTTACAAATGTGAATCAGGTTTATGGAAACAAATAGAGGACAACTGTGTAGTAGAAGTTATCAACAAACTTACAAGTAAAGTCGAG TCCTTGCTTGTGGAGGAGATTCCAGTGTTTCTGGCTAACCTCAGTGTTGCCACACAacagcaaaatattaatataacccAGTCTGCTGCTACTGTCCAAGCAATTGTGGATATACTCTCTAAAATCGCTGATTTGTCACAATCAGTTGTTATCAATAAACCAGTAATGGAG GATTTCCTAAAAACAGTGGATATAATTGTATCAGATAATGCCAATGATACATGGAGCAAACTGATCAAAAACAACACCAGCATTAAACTTCTGCACGCTATTGAGGATATAAGTGACCGTCTCACAgatgattttaatatttctgaaatatCCATTCAGCTAACAagaaaaacagttaataattCCTTCACTTTAAAATCAAGCCTGCCGAACTCAACTACGGAGATTGTGATACCACAGGTTCCTCAGATGACTAGCATAACCATCATAATCTTCACGACTCTTGACAATGTCTTACCTACACATGGTGGTAATGACAGCAGGGATGTGAAAATCAATGGAGATGTGGTTGTTGTTAAGGTTAATAAGATGATTAACaacatttcttttacatttgaCATTACTGATCAGTCTTTGGGAAATCCTCAGTGTGTCTTTTGGAATTTCACTCTCAACAATTGGGATTCCAATGGATGTGAAGTAAAGTGGAACAACAATGGCAACATTGCATGTGAATGCGACCACACAACCTCTTTTTCAATCCTAATGTCACCGTTTTCCATTGATAACCCAGCCTTAGCCTATATAACTTACATTGGTGTAGCTATTTCGCTGGCCAGCTTGATTATATGCCTGATTATTGAGACTATTGTGTGGAAGTCAGTGACAAGAAACGACACATCCTACATGCGACATGTCTCCATAGTCAACATTGCCGTGTCTCTGCTGATAGCAAACGTCTGTTTTATCATTGGAGCCGCAGTCGCAGAAAGTGAGCAGCCAACTTCAGTTGGTCGATGCAGTCCAGTGGTTTTCTTCATGCACTTCTTTTACCTGGCTCTTTTCTTCTGGATGTTAATGTCAGCGCTGTTGCTCTTTTACCGTACCGTCATGGTCTTGTCTCAAATGTCAAGGGCTAAAATGATGGCCATTGCCTTCATAGTTGGTTATGGTGCACCTTTGCTCATAGCGGCCATTACGGTTGCATCAACAGCTGGACCTCAAAATTATGTTTCCAAAAGTAATGCATGCTGGCTGAACTGGTATGAATCAAATGCCCTGCTGGCATTTGTGGTTCCAGCTCTCACTATTGTAGCCATAAACCTTTTGGTTTTGATTGTGGTTCTGTGCAAGATGTTGAGGAGAGGAGTTGGTGCCACAACTCAACCAGATGAGAAACATGCCCTGGTGGTCATTGCCAGATGTGTGGCCATTTTGACTCCTATCTTTGGTCTTACATGGGGATTTGGAATTGGAACCATGGTGTCACAGAAATTAGGCATTCATGTGGTGTTTGCACTCCTCAATTCTCTGCAG GGATTCTTTATTTTGGTGTTTGGAACACTTTTAGACAGCAAG GTTCGTGAGTCACTACCAGGAAAGATGTTGCTACAGAAACTCACTTCTAATCGTACCAAT AACACCAGTGCAGGGACATCATCCACATCTGGATTGCCTTTCCTGCGGTGGCGGAGGA AGGTGTACAATGTGTCAGAAGCCAACCCTTCCTCGGCACTTCCATCTTCAGACAGCTCCAGTGGCTCATATGCTGTTTTGAACGACTAA
- the LOC113037912 gene encoding fibrillin-1-like, producing the protein MAGQGQILKYCIGIVMAVLLTHECVVETLDLPETSIDLELSYIDGQLRHRIPRSADSELLEFIVVIEVNASQAVVIEQIRASLASITFPLQLDNSTEVTAANITTVCQPNESEYQCVCEDGYAWSYNNCQTYVPCGDIRFGSCGCINGVPSDGEMCVLESELPFTDFLFEIELESTSISVIDEMRRFLQNINLPLQLDEVVEVLDVDITTVCNFNDSGYKCVCEDQYLWPCEKCKEYGSCDGITNNTCSCINDIPSDRQFCQTVSEITNCGQQPSVPVEYLTEIQIDAENPAIIDLLRQRLMFFSLPYTISDSTNITEINITTVCSLNETQYQCKCEGLFVWPNDTCHSYEACDVITDGSCTCINALPIDGQFCQLKEVQPSDYVIDLDVRFFDLFLISNLRNLFTNISLPLTLSNSINITDIDVTTVCGLNGTEYECNCEQNHVWPSDTCRAYQVCDSIVGGTCGCIQALPSEGPLCQRDINECEDAVSVCGQYSDCINIIGSHMCSCWSGFNTFNKDSPVSRNNSCQDINECLFSPSVCGPNSICTNQLGSYNCSCLDGFTATVSSFPISNDNTCTDVHECLNTLEVCGPNSYCTNSIGGYNCSCLSGFTVTESSEPVSTSNPCNVTLPLTEYLIEIQINSMDSSITDQLRNLLMFFSLPYTISDSTNITEINITTVCSLNETQYQCKCEGLFVWPNDTCHSYEACDDITDGSCTCINALPIDGQFCQVLPSKYVIDIDVRFFDSFLVGLLTEYRQKYQPAFDSEKQH; encoded by the exons ATGGCCGGTCAAg GACAAATATTAAAGTACTGCATAGGAATTGTTATGGCTGTCCTGCTGACCCATGAATGTGTTGTGGAAACACTTGATTTACCAGAAACAAGTATAGATTTAGAG ttaagctACATAGATGGGCAACTGCGTCACAGAATACCAAGAAGCGCAG ATTCGGAGCTGTTGGAGTTCATTGTGGTTATTGAGGTGAATGCATCTCAAGCTGTGGTGATTGAACAGATCAGAGCGTCGTTGGCCTCCATCACGTTTCCTCTTCAACTGGACAACAGCACTGAAGTTACTGCTGCAAACATTACAACAG TGTGCCAACCAAATGAGTCTGAATACCAGTGCGTTTGTGAAGATGGATATGCATGGTCATACAACAACTGCCAGACATATGTGCCCTGTGGTGACATCCGTTTTGGCTCATGTGGATGTATCAATGGTGTTCCCAGTGATGGAGAGATGTGTGTGCTGGAGAGTG AACTGCCCTTCACAGACTTCTTGTTTGAAATTGAGTTGGAATCCACAAGCATCTCTGTGATCGATGAGATGAGGCGATTTCTGCAGAATATCAACCTTCCACTTCAATTAGATGAGGTGGTTGAAGTTTTAGATGTGGACATCACGACAG TCTGCAATTTCAATGACAGTGGATACAAGTGTGTATGTGAGGACCAGTATCTCTGGCCATGTGAAAAATGCAAAGAATATGGGAGCTGTGACGGCATCACTAACAACACATGCAGCTGCATCAATGATATTCCAAGTGACAGACAGTTCTGTCAAACAGTCAGCGAGATAACaa ACTGCGGGCAACAACCATCAG TTCCTGTCGAATATCTAACTGAAATTCAGATAGATGCAGAGAATCCTGCAATCATTGATCTGTTGAGGCAACGTCTGATGTTTTTCAGTTTGCCCTACACAATCAGTGACAGCACTAACATTACAGAAATCAACATAACTACTG TGTGTTCTCTGAATGAAACTCAGTATCAGTGTAAGTGTGAGGGTCTGTTTGTTTGGCCGAATGACACGTGTCACTCATACGAGGCCTGTGATGTCATCACTGATGGTTCATGTACATGTATCAATGCTCTTCCAATCGACGGACAGTTCTGCCAGTTAAAAGAAG TGCAACCTTCTGACTACGTGATTGACCTTGATGTGAGATTCTTTGACTTGTTCCTGATAAGCAACTTACGAAATCTCTTCACAAACATCAGCCTTCCTCTCACTTTGAGCAACAGCATAAATATCACAGATATCGACGTGACTACTG TGTGTGGGTTAAATGGAACAGAATATGAGTGCAACTGTGAGCAGAATCATGTTTGGCCCAGTGACACCTGCAGGGCCTATCAGGTGTGTGATAGCATTGTGGGAGGCACTTGTGGATGTATTCAAGCTCTTCCTTCAGAGGGGCCACTTTGCCAAAGAG ACATCAATGAATGTGAAGATGCAGTGTCAGTGTGTGGTCAATACTCCGATTGTATTAACATCATTGGGAGTCACATGTGTTCATGCTGGAGTGGATTTAATACCTTCAATAAAGACAGTCCTGTGAGCCGCAACAACTCATGTCAAG ATATCAATGAATGTCTGTTCAGTCCATCTGTATGTGGTCCAAATTCAATCTGCACAAATCAGCTGGGAAGTTACAATTGCTCATGTCTGGATGGATTCACTGCAACAGTTTCAAGTTTCCCCATCAGCAACGATAACACATGTACAG ATGTGCATGAATGTCTTAATACATTGGAGGTCTGTGGTCCAAACTCTTATTGCACGAACTCAATTGGGGGTTACAACTGTTCCTGCTTGAGTGGATTTACTGTAACAGAAAGCAGTGAACCAGTCAGCACCAGTAACCCATGCAATG TGACTCTCCCTTTGACTGAGTATCTGATTGAAATCCAGATCAATAGCATGGACAGTAGCATCACTGATCAGCTGAGGAACCTTCTGATGTTTTTCAGTTTGCCCTACACAATCAGTGACAGCACTAACATTACAGAAATCAACATAACTACTG TGTGTTCTCTGAATGAAACTCAGTATCAGTGTAAGTGTGAGGGTCTGTTTGTTTGGCCGAATGACACGTGTCACTCATACGAGGCctgtgatgacatcactgatGGTTCATGTACATGTATCAATGCTCTTCCAATCGACGGACAGTTCTGCCAAG TTCTACCTTCTAAGTACGTGATTGACATTGATGTGAGATTCTTTGACTCGTTCCTGGTGGGACTACTTACAGAATATCGTCAGAAATATCAACCTGCCTTTGACTCTGAGAAACAGCATTAA